Proteins from a single region of Azospira inquinata:
- the rng gene encoding ribonuclease G, which translates to MSEEILINFTPQETRVAVMQQGVAQELHIERTASLGIVGNIYQGKVVRILPGMQSAFIDVGLERTAFLHVADIWQPRNGEKGERTEGETQRPIERILAEGQSLMVQVIKDPIGTKGARLSTQISVAGRMLVYLPQEKHIGISQRIEDEQEREQLRERLARLVPEEETGGFIVRTMAENASDEELANDIAFLRKLWSDIRARSRTAAPPALLFQELSLAQRVLRDFVNPETTSIIIDSRENFQKLNAFAEVYTPKVTSLLVHYTGERTLFDLHGVEDEIQKALARRVDLKSGGYLIIDQTEAMTTVDVNTGGFVGVRNFDDTIFKTNLEAAVTIARQLRLRNLGGIIIIDFIDMETEEHRRAVLDEFNRALARDHTKMTVNGFTALGLVEMTRKRTRESLAHVLCETCPTCQGRGEVKTARTVSYEILRELLREARQFNAREYRVLAHPSVIDLYLDEESQSLAMLSDFIGKPISLQAVTSYTQEQYDIVLM; encoded by the coding sequence ATGTCAGAAGAAATTCTCATCAACTTCACCCCCCAGGAAACCCGGGTCGCCGTCATGCAGCAGGGCGTGGCCCAGGAGCTGCACATTGAACGCACCGCCTCCCTGGGCATTGTGGGCAACATTTACCAGGGCAAGGTGGTGCGCATCCTGCCCGGTATGCAGTCCGCCTTTATCGACGTGGGTCTGGAACGGACCGCCTTTCTCCATGTGGCGGACATCTGGCAGCCCCGCAACGGAGAAAAGGGCGAGCGGACGGAGGGGGAAACCCAGCGCCCCATTGAGCGCATTCTGGCGGAAGGCCAGAGCCTCATGGTCCAGGTGATCAAGGACCCCATCGGCACCAAGGGGGCCCGGCTATCCACCCAGATTTCCGTAGCCGGACGCATGCTGGTTTATCTGCCCCAGGAAAAACATATCGGCATTTCCCAGCGCATCGAGGATGAGCAGGAACGGGAGCAGCTCCGGGAGCGCCTGGCCCGGCTGGTGCCGGAAGAGGAAACCGGCGGCTTCATCGTGCGCACCATGGCGGAAAATGCCTCGGACGAGGAACTGGCCAACGACATCGCCTTCCTGCGCAAGCTCTGGTCCGACATCCGGGCCCGCAGCCGCACCGCGGCGCCCCCTGCCCTGCTGTTCCAGGAGCTATCCCTAGCCCAGCGGGTACTGCGAGATTTCGTCAATCCGGAAACCACCAGCATCATCATCGACTCCCGGGAAAACTTCCAGAAGCTCAACGCCTTCGCCGAGGTTTACACCCCCAAGGTCACCAGCCTTCTGGTCCATTACACCGGGGAACGGACCCTCTTCGACCTGCACGGGGTGGAAGATGAAATCCAGAAGGCCCTGGCCCGGCGGGTGGACCTGAAATCCGGGGGCTACCTGATCATTGACCAGACCGAGGCCATGACCACGGTGGACGTGAATACGGGAGGCTTCGTCGGGGTGCGGAATTTCGACGACACCATTTTCAAGACCAATCTGGAAGCCGCCGTCACCATCGCCCGCCAGCTGCGCCTGCGCAATCTGGGGGGCATCATCATCATCGACTTCATCGACATGGAAACGGAAGAACATCGCCGGGCCGTGTTGGACGAATTCAACCGGGCCCTGGCCCGGGATCACACCAAGATGACGGTGAACGGCTTCACCGCTCTGGGTCTGGTGGAAATGACCCGCAAGCGCACCCGGGAATCCCTGGCCCACGTGCTCTGCGAAACCTGCCCCACCTGCCAGGGCCGGGGCGAAGTAAAAACGGCCCGCACCGTGAGCTACGAAATTCTCCGGGAACTGCTCCGGGAAGCCCGCCAATTCAATGCCCGGGAATACCGGGTTCTGGCCCATCCCTCGGTCATCGACCTCTACCTGGACGAAGAATCCCAGTCCCTGGCCATGCTCTCCGACTTCATCGGCAAACCCATCTCCCTCCAGGCGGTCACCAGCTACACCCAGGAGCAGTACGACATTGTGCTGATGTAG
- the trhP gene encoding prephenate-dependent tRNA uridine(34) hydroxylase TrhP, with product MPSSSSSPRRPELLAPAGSPAMATTAFAFGADAVYGGQPRYSLRARNNAFGDLEVLAASLADARARGKRFYLVSNVFPHNAKVRTYLADMAPVLALGPDALIMADPGLIALVRDAWPDVPIHLSVQANTVNYAAVKFWQQVGISRVILSRELSLDQVAEIRQECPDMELEVFVHGALCIAYSGRCLLSGYFNRRDANQGTCTNSCRWDYKLHGAEEGADGDVRASAPVAPEAPQQKVWLLEEQERPGELMPVEEDEHGTYILNSRDLRAIEHVQRLVDMGVDSLKIEGRTKSPYYVARACQAYRQAIDDAVGGRPFDPSLLGQLEGLANRGYTDGFFQRHHDRDYQNYLRGHSESERSLYVGDALAYDAARGLMEVGVKNRFALGDRLEIVHPSGNRELVLERMENAQGEPVTVAPGSGHRVWLPLPAELTGAFVARFL from the coding sequence ATGCCCTCCTCTTCCTCCTCCCCCCGGCGGCCTGAACTTCTGGCTCCCGCCGGTTCCCCGGCCATGGCCACCACCGCCTTTGCTTTCGGCGCTGATGCCGTATATGGGGGCCAGCCCCGCTACTCCCTGCGGGCTCGCAACAACGCCTTCGGTGACCTGGAGGTGCTGGCCGCCAGCCTGGCGGACGCCCGGGCCCGGGGCAAGCGCTTCTACCTGGTGAGCAATGTTTTTCCCCACAACGCCAAGGTGCGCACTTATCTGGCGGACATGGCGCCGGTGCTTGCCCTGGGGCCGGACGCCCTGATCATGGCCGATCCGGGCCTGATCGCCCTGGTTCGGGACGCCTGGCCCGATGTGCCCATCCATCTTTCCGTCCAGGCCAATACGGTGAATTACGCGGCGGTGAAATTCTGGCAGCAGGTGGGCATTTCCCGGGTCATCCTGTCCCGGGAGCTATCCCTGGACCAGGTGGCGGAAATCCGCCAGGAATGCCCGGACATGGAGCTGGAGGTGTTCGTCCACGGCGCCCTGTGCATTGCCTATTCGGGCCGCTGCCTGCTCTCCGGTTATTTCAATCGGCGGGACGCCAACCAGGGCACCTGCACCAATTCCTGCCGCTGGGACTACAAGCTCCACGGGGCGGAGGAAGGGGCGGACGGGGATGTGCGGGCCAGCGCCCCGGTTGCCCCAGAGGCGCCCCAGCAGAAGGTGTGGCTTCTGGAAGAACAGGAGCGGCCGGGGGAATTGATGCCCGTGGAGGAGGACGAGCACGGCACCTACATCCTCAACTCCCGGGACCTGCGGGCCATCGAGCATGTGCAGCGGCTGGTGGACATGGGGGTGGATTCCCTGAAAATCGAAGGCCGTACCAAATCCCCCTATTACGTGGCCCGGGCCTGCCAGGCCTACCGGCAGGCTATCGACGACGCGGTGGGGGGGCGGCCCTTCGATCCCTCCCTGCTGGGCCAGTTGGAGGGGCTGGCCAACCGGGGCTATACGGATGGCTTTTTCCAGCGCCACCACGACCGGGACTACCAGAATTATCTGCGGGGCCATTCGGAAAGCGAACGCAGCCTCTATGTGGGGGATGCCCTGGCCTACGATGCCGCCCGGGGCCTTATGGAAGTGGGGGTGAAGAACCGCTTTGCCCTGGGGGACCGGCTGGAGATCGTTCATCCCTCGGGCAACCGGGAGCTGGTGCTGGAACGCATGGAAAATGCTCAGGGCGAGCCAGTGACCGTGGCCCCGGGGAGTGGCCACCGGGTCTGGCTGCCCCTGCCAGCAGAACTGACGGGTGCCTTTGTTGCCCGTTTTCTCTAG
- a CDS encoding Maf family protein codes for MTIPLPPRIYLASHSPRRRELLTQIGVLFDSLISRGSPRQDPEVDETPFPGEDPVAYVQRVTLAKAEHGVRLMTMRHLIAQPVLAADTTVAVDGQILGKPKDGADAERMLKLLSGSSHRVLTALALVWNDQTRSTLSETMVHFRPLEPGEIARYIASGEPMDKAGAYGIQGRAGLFVRRLEGSYSGVMGLPLFETGELLRECGYPL; via the coding sequence ATGACCATTCCCCTGCCGCCCCGCATTTACCTGGCCTCCCACAGCCCCCGCCGGCGGGAGCTGCTGACCCAGATCGGCGTCCTGTTCGACAGCCTCATCTCCCGGGGCTCCCCCCGCCAGGACCCGGAAGTGGATGAAACCCCTTTCCCCGGGGAAGACCCGGTGGCCTATGTGCAACGGGTCACCCTGGCCAAGGCGGAACACGGGGTCCGGCTCATGACCATGCGCCACCTCATCGCCCAGCCGGTGCTGGCCGCCGACACCACGGTGGCGGTGGACGGCCAGATTCTGGGTAAACCCAAGGACGGAGCGGATGCGGAACGGATGCTGAAACTGCTGTCCGGCTCCAGCCATCGGGTGCTCACCGCCCTGGCCCTGGTCTGGAACGACCAGACCCGCAGCACCCTGTCGGAAACCATGGTGCACTTCCGTCCCCTGGAACCGGGGGAAATCGCCCGCTACATCGCCAGCGGCGAACCCATGGACAAGGCCGGGGCCTACGGCATCCAGGGCCGGGCCGGACTATTTGTCCGACGCCTGGAAGGCAGCTACAGCGGCGTCATGGGCCTACCCCTGTTTGAGACCGGCGAACTGCTGCGGGAATGCGGCTACCCCTTGTAA
- the rlmH gene encoding 23S rRNA (pseudouridine(1915)-N(3))-methyltransferase RlmH, which produces MKLAILAVGHRLPDWVAEGCQEYLKRMPREMPVAVHEIKPEPRSGGKTREQLMAAEKQRIQAALPHNARIIALDERGDNLTTLQLAQRLEQWMQDGRDVAFLIGGADGLDPALKSQADGMLRLSSLTLPHAFARLMLCEQIYRAWSVIHNHPYHRE; this is translated from the coding sequence ATGAAACTGGCTATTCTCGCCGTGGGCCACCGGCTCCCGGACTGGGTCGCCGAAGGTTGCCAGGAATACCTGAAGCGCATGCCCCGGGAAATGCCCGTGGCGGTGCACGAAATCAAGCCCGAACCCCGGAGCGGCGGCAAAACCCGGGAACAGCTCATGGCGGCGGAAAAGCAGCGGATTCAGGCCGCCCTGCCCCACAACGCCCGGATCATCGCCCTGGACGAGCGGGGCGACAATCTCACCACGCTCCAGTTGGCCCAGCGCCTGGAACAGTGGATGCAGGACGGCCGGGACGTGGCCTTTCTCATTGGCGGCGCCGACGGCCTGGACCCGGCCCTGAAATCCCAGGCCGACGGTATGCTGCGGCTCTCCAGCCTGACCCTGCCCCACGCCTTCGCCCGCCTGATGCTTTGCGAACAGATTTACCGGGCTTGGAGTGTCATCCACAACCATCCCTACCATCGGGAATAG
- the rsfS gene encoding ribosome silencing factor, with translation MEVSKLEHLVVEALEDIKGKDIQIIDTTPLTSLFDRVIIASGDSNRQVKSLARSVQEMVREAGGEVISVEGEENGEWVLVDLGDVVVHVMQPAVRSYYNLEEIWGGEPVAPRRTGLFNGDGRPVL, from the coding sequence ATGGAAGTCAGCAAACTGGAACACCTGGTGGTGGAAGCCCTGGAAGACATCAAGGGCAAGGACATTCAGATCATCGACACCACCCCCCTTACCTCCCTTTTCGACCGGGTCATCATCGCCAGCGGTGACTCCAACCGGCAGGTCAAATCACTGGCCCGCAGTGTCCAGGAAATGGTCCGGGAAGCGGGAGGGGAAGTCATTTCCGTGGAAGGGGAAGAAAACGGCGAATGGGTGCTGGTGGATCTGGGGGACGTGGTGGTCCACGTCATGCAGCCCGCCGTACGCAGCTATTACAACTTGGAAGAAATCTGGGGCGGGGAACCGGTGGCGCCCCGCCGCACCGGCCTCTTTAACGGAGACGGCCGCCCGGTCCTATGA
- the nadD gene encoding nicotinate-nucleotide adenylyltransferase: MSSRPEARPLGLFGGTFDPVHLGHLRLAEEGAESLGLAQVRWIPAGQPPHREAPRVTPAHRLEMVRLAIGDNPLFSLDDAEVAAREPSYTVRTLERLRTQEGAERPLVLLLGADAFAGLASWHRWQDILGLAHVAVAHRPGFTVAAANLPPALAPEFQARRCSPEALAASPAGCIATFAMTQLAISATQVRNLLLNGRSPRYLLPAQVIAYIEAHGLYRNT; this comes from the coding sequence ATGTCATCCAGGCCTGAGGCGCGCCCCCTCGGACTTTTCGGCGGCACCTTCGACCCGGTGCATCTGGGCCATCTGCGCCTGGCGGAAGAAGGGGCGGAAAGCCTGGGCCTGGCCCAGGTGCGCTGGATTCCCGCCGGTCAGCCCCCCCACCGGGAAGCCCCCCGGGTCACCCCGGCCCATCGCCTGGAGATGGTGCGCCTGGCCATTGGGGACAACCCCCTGTTTTCCCTGGATGACGCCGAAGTGGCAGCCCGGGAACCCAGCTACACGGTCCGTACCCTGGAACGGCTGCGCACCCAGGAGGGAGCGGAGCGGCCCCTGGTGCTGCTCCTGGGCGCCGACGCCTTTGCCGGGCTGGCGTCCTGGCACCGCTGGCAGGACATTCTGGGCCTAGCCCATGTGGCAGTAGCCCACCGGCCCGGCTTTACCGTGGCCGCTGCCAACCTGCCCCCGGCTTTGGCTCCAGAATTCCAGGCCCGGCGCTGTTCTCCGGAAGCCCTGGCGGCGTCCCCGGCGGGCTGCATCGCCACCTTTGCCATGACCCAGCTGGCCATTTCCGCCACCCAGGTACGCAATCTCCTGCTCAACGGCCGCAGTCCCCGCTATTTGCTGCCCGCCCAAGTTATCGCTTATATTGAAGCCCACGGTTTGTACCGCAACACCTAG
- a CDS encoding BPSS1780 family membrane protein, translated as MQALTLSAGQGWRWLPAGYRMFRRNPPLLTLLVLTYWLCLALISIFPLVGGVISYLALPALSVMLMNGCRLVEREQRPKLPLLLTGIQRQPQALVLLGGIYLVALVCIMGLSALVDQGALFNFIFAGKSVPEDALENGQFALSAGLALLLVTPVVMAYWFAPLLVAWHGCKPVKALFFSFVACKRNWRPFLAYALNVALWSGIFPAALLALCAALFADAAGFVSALLTVPLVLILAPTLMASFYVSYREIFLEDDVIQA; from the coding sequence ATGCAAGCCCTGACCCTGTCCGCCGGCCAAGGCTGGCGCTGGTTGCCCGCCGGGTACCGGATGTTCCGCCGCAACCCGCCCCTGCTGACCCTGCTGGTCCTCACCTACTGGCTGTGCCTGGCCCTGATCAGCATTTTCCCCCTGGTGGGGGGCGTCATTTCCTATCTGGCCCTGCCCGCCCTGTCCGTCATGCTCATGAACGGCTGCCGCCTGGTGGAACGGGAGCAGCGGCCCAAGCTGCCCCTCCTGCTCACCGGCATCCAGCGCCAGCCCCAGGCCTTAGTGCTGCTGGGAGGCATCTATCTGGTGGCCCTGGTGTGCATCATGGGTTTGAGCGCCCTGGTGGATCAGGGCGCCCTGTTCAATTTCATTTTTGCTGGCAAAAGCGTGCCGGAAGACGCCCTGGAAAACGGCCAGTTCGCGCTTTCCGCCGGACTCGCCCTGCTGCTGGTGACCCCCGTGGTCATGGCCTACTGGTTCGCCCCCCTGCTGGTGGCCTGGCACGGCTGCAAGCCCGTAAAAGCCCTGTTTTTCAGCTTTGTCGCCTGCAAGCGTAACTGGCGCCCCTTTCTGGCCTATGCCCTGAATGTGGCCCTGTGGAGCGGTATTTTTCCCGCCGCCCTGCTCGCCCTCTGCGCCGCCCTGTTCGCCGACGCCGCCGGTTTCGTTTCTGCCCTGCTGACCGTGCCCCTGGTGCTGATCCTGGCCCCCACCCTGATGGCCAGCTTCTACGTCAGCTACCGGGAAATCTTCCTCGAAGACGATGTCATCCAGGCCTGA
- a CDS encoding BPSS1780 family membrane protein, whose protein sequence is MTADPHSFPLPPTPFSGDSRIADPGAPVEWLRYGWGVFEKNPGVWVGLMALFLVLIIATAMVPLVGGLAAHLLLPLLIAGMLTAVRKAEMDEEFRIGDLFLGFKEETSGLVLLGVLYMAGWLIIEVCMTLLGGSAILGGFLSGHPLMGMSIAIGGMFLAFILSLALSIPLFMATWFSPALVLFNHMQPWAACKASFHACLKNLVPFLVFGIIFAVLAFVAALPMGLGFLVLGPVMFGALYASYRDIFPGS, encoded by the coding sequence ATGACCGCCGATCCCCACTCTTTTCCCCTTCCTCCGACGCCGTTCTCCGGAGATAGCCGCATCGCCGACCCCGGTGCCCCGGTGGAGTGGCTGCGCTACGGCTGGGGTGTTTTTGAGAAAAATCCCGGGGTCTGGGTGGGCCTGATGGCCCTCTTCCTGGTACTCATCATCGCCACCGCCATGGTGCCCCTGGTGGGCGGGCTGGCCGCCCATCTGCTACTGCCCCTGCTGATCGCCGGAATGCTCACGGCGGTACGCAAGGCGGAAATGGACGAAGAATTCCGCATCGGCGACCTGTTTTTGGGCTTTAAGGAAGAAACCAGCGGCTTGGTGCTTCTGGGGGTGCTGTACATGGCGGGCTGGCTGATTATCGAAGTCTGCATGACCCTGCTGGGGGGCAGCGCCATCCTGGGTGGCTTTCTCAGCGGCCATCCCCTCATGGGCATGAGCATCGCCATCGGCGGCATGTTCCTGGCTTTTATCCTCAGCCTGGCCCTCTCCATTCCCCTTTTCATGGCCACCTGGTTTTCCCCGGCCCTGGTGCTGTTCAACCACATGCAGCCCTGGGCCGCCTGCAAGGCCAGTTTCCACGCCTGCCTGAAAAATCTGGTGCCTTTCCTGGTGTTTGGCATCATCTTCGCCGTACTCGCCTTCGTGGCCGCCCTGCCCATGGGCCTGGGTTTCCTGGTCCTGGGACCGGTCATGTTCGGCGCCCTCTATGCTTCTTACCGGGATATTTTCCCCGGCTCCTGA